From Alligator mississippiensis isolate rAllMis1 chromosome 9, rAllMis1, whole genome shotgun sequence, one genomic window encodes:
- the LOC106739795 gene encoding protocadherin gamma-A4-like has protein sequence MRREIQPAQRRPAQLGAQRAQTFTCSGLTLGAGYSLKPADGLTPDTVKSDRPEIIFKQRSEAERQWILHVAMASSGAQGLRRCAGRAVLCCVVLTVCGAAAAGQIRYSIPEEMQKGSFVGNIAQDLGLEAKALSERGVRVISRGRTQYFDLNVKSGHLITAERLDREQLCGRAEKCLLNCEVIVEHDMKMYGVEVEIVDINDNAPSFQTGEMELKVSETTAPGSRFPLRNAQDPDLGINSLQIYQLNSKELFSLNVQTGSDGIKYAELVLEKNLDREEQAAHDLILTATDGGDPVRSGTARIHVVVLDANDNAPVFSQPLYRVSVRENVPVGTTVATVKATDLDEGVNGEVIYTFQKITEQASRIFHLDSGTGDIKTAEKVDFEEASFYEMEVQAHDGGTLFDTSKVVISVSDVNDNVPEIRITSLLSSVPEDSPPGTVIALLIVQDQDAGENGAVTCTIPDHVPFRLQKSVDNYYSLVTARDLDREQVADYNVTVTARDRGAPPLWSATTIAVQVSDVNDNAPAFSQAAYSVWVSENNARGASVFCARAADADWGDNARVTYWLAEGELQGAPLSSWLSVQAESGAVHALRALDYEQVREIRFAVEARDGGSPPLRSSASVTLLVLDQNDNRPEILYPAAPRDGSTGVELAPRSAEPGYLVTKVVAVDADAGQNAWLSYELLKASEPGLFALGVHTGEIRTARALGDRDALKHRLVVGVRDNGQPPLSASVTLTVAVADSIPELLADLGSLAAPAAEAQASLTLYLVVAVAAVSCLFLAFLIVLLGLRLRRWRQAQLLGSAGGALAGVPVSHFAGIDGVRAFLHSYSQDVSLTAGSRKSQWSFGPPSSAGTLALAPAGQGKEPSLVVEDLKVCEADQSALQVSRPFFVLCVHYLQVN, from the coding sequence ATGCGCCGAGAGATCCAGCCAGCCCAGCGCCGCCCCGCACAGCTCGGAGCACAGAGAGCTCAGACTTTCACTTGCTCAGGACTGACTCTCGGTGCAGGCTATTCGCTGAAACCGGCAGATGGGTTAACACCTGATACTGTCAAAAGCGATCGGCCCGAGATCATCTTCAAGCAGCGCTCGGAGGCGGAGAGGCAGTGGATCCTCCATGTCGCCATGGCCAGTTCCGGAGCACAAGGGCTGCGGCGCTGCGCAGGGCGAGCCGTGCTGTGCTGCGTAGTGCTGACCGTGTGCGGGGCCGCTGCGGCCGGGCAGATTCGCTACTCGATCCCCGAGGAAATGCAGAAAGGCTCTTTCGTGGGGAACATCGCGCAGGAcctggggctggaggccaagGCGCTGTCGGAGCGCGGCGTGCGTGTGATTTCCAGAGGTAGGACGCAGTATTTCGATTTGAACGTAAAGAGCGGCCATTTAATCACGGCGGAGCGGCTagacagggagcagctgtgcGGCCGGGCTGAGAAATGTCTGCTGAACTGCGAGGTTATAGTGGAGCATGACATGAAGATGTATGGAGTGGAAGTCGAAATCGTAGATATAAACGACAACGCTCCCAGCTTTCAAACAGGGGAAATGGAACTAAAAGTCAGTGAGACAACAGCCCCAGGATCCCGGTTCCCATTGCGCAATGCGCAGGATCCTGATTTGGGAATCAATTCtctccagatttaccagctaaACAGTAAAGAGCTCTTCTCGCTCAATGTCCAAACAGGATCGGACGGAATTAAATATGCTGAACTAGTGCTGGAAAAGAACTTGGACCGGGAAGAGCAGGCTGCTCACGACCTCATCCTCACCGCCACTGACGGCGGAGATCCGGTCCGCTCCGGCACGGCGCGGATCCACGTGGTGGTGCTCGATGCCAATGACAACGCGCCCGTGTTCAGCCAGCCGCTCTACCGCGTGAGCGTGCGGGAGAACGTGCCCGTCGGGACCACGGTGGCTACAGTGAAAGCCACGGATCTGGACGAAGGTGTTAACGGAGAGGTTATATACACTTTCCAGAAGATCACAGAGCAGGCGTCCCGAATATTTCATCTGGATTCCGGGACTGGAGATataaaaactgcagaaaaagTAGACTTCGAGGAGGCCTCATTCTATGAAATGGAGGTGCAAGCGCACGACGGCGGAACCCTCTTCGACACATCGAAGGTCGTGATCTCTGTCAGCGACGTGAACGACAACGTCCCCGAGATCAGgatcacctccctgctcagctccgtCCCCGAGGACTCCCCGCCGGGAACCGTGATCGCCCTCTTGATCGTGCAGGACCAGGACGCCGGAGAGAACGGCGCCGTCACATGCACCATCCCGGACCACGTCCCCTTCCGGCTGCAGAAATCCGTGGACAACTACTACAGCCTGGTGACGGCCAGGGACCTGGACCGGGAGCAGGTGGCGGATTACAACGTGACGGTCACGGCCCGGGACCGCGGGGCGCCGCCGCTGTGGTCCGCCACGACGATCGCCGTGCAGGTGTCGGACGTGAACGACAACGCGCCGGCCTTCAGCCAGGCGGCCTACAGCGTGTGGGTGAGCGAGAACAACGCCCGCGGCGCCTCGGTGTTCTGCGCGCGGGCGGCCGACGCGGACTGGGGCGACAACGCCCGGGTGACGTACTGGCTGGCGGAGGGCGAGCTGCAGGGCGCGCCGCTGTCGTCGTGGCTGTCGGTGCAGGCGGAGAGCGGCGCGGTGCATGCGCTGCGCGCCCTGGACTACGAGCAGGTGCGCGAGATCCGCTTCGCCGTGGAGGCGCGGGACGGCGGGTCGCCGCCGCTGCGCAGCAGCGCCTCGGTCACGCTGCTGGTGCTGGACCAGAACGACAACCGGCCCGAGATCCTGTACCCGGCGGCGCCCCGCGACGGCTCGACGGGCGTGGAGCTGGCGCCGCGCTCGGCCGAGCCGGGCTACCTGGTGACCAAGGTGGTGGCGGTGGACGCGGACGCGGGGCAGAACGCCTGGCTGTCGTACGAGCTGCTCAAGGCCAGCGAGCCGGGGCTCTTCGCGCTGGGCGTGCACACGGGCGAGATCCGCACGGCGCGCGCCCTGGGCGACAGGGACGCGCTCAAGCACCGCCTGGTGGTGGGCGTGCGGGACAACGGGCAGCCGCCGCTGTCGGCCAGCGTCACGCTCACGGTGGCCGTGGCCGACAGCATCCCCGAGCTGCTGGCCGACCTGGGCAGCCTGGCGGCGCCGGCGGCCGAGGCGCAGGCCAGCCTCACCTTGTACCTGGTGGTGGCCGTGGCCGCCGTGTCGTGCCTCTTCCTCGCCTTCCTCATCGTGCTGCTGGGCCTGCGGCTGCGCCGCTGGCGGCAGGCGCAGCTGCTGGGCTCGGCCGGCGGCGCCCTGGCCGGGGTGCCCGTCTCGCACTTCGCGGGCATCGACGGCGTCCGCGCTTTCCTGCACTCCTACTCCCAGGACGTGTCTCTCACGGCCGGCTCCAGGAAGAGCCAGTGGAGCTTCGGCCCGCCCAGCTCTGCCGGCACCCTGGCTCTGGCGCCGGCGGGACAGGGCAAGGAGCCTTCCCTGGTGGTTGAGGATTTAAAGGTGTGTGAGGCGGACCAGTCCGCGCTGCAGGTGAGCCGACCTTTTTTTGTACTCTGTGTTCATTACCTGCAAGTGAATTGA